Proteins encoded by one window of Enterococcus saccharolyticus subsp. saccharolyticus:
- the pstB gene encoding phosphate ABC transporter ATP-binding protein PstB, which produces MKEYNLDERNIITMEDKEVIVHTNDLHVFYGNNEAIKGVDLEFEKNKITALIGPSGCGKSTYLRSLNRMNDGIANTRVTGEIMYKGVNVNSSNVDVYEMRKRIGMVFQRPNPFSKSIYENITFALKRHGEKDKHKLDEIVETSLKQAALWDQVKDSLHKSAHALSGGQQQRLCIARAIAMKPDILLLDEPASALDPISTGKVEETLINLKEEYSIVIVTHNMQQAARISDYTAFFYLGNVIEYDVTSKIFTRPKIQATEDYVSGHFG; this is translated from the coding sequence ATGAAAGAATATAATTTGGACGAACGTAATATTATTACGATGGAAGATAAAGAAGTGATTGTGCATACGAACGATTTACACGTTTTTTATGGCAATAACGAAGCAATTAAAGGCGTTGACTTAGAATTTGAAAAAAATAAAATCACTGCTTTAATCGGTCCTTCAGGTTGTGGAAAATCAACGTATTTACGTTCTTTGAACCGTATGAATGACGGTATTGCAAATACAAGAGTGACGGGCGAAATCATGTACAAAGGCGTGAATGTGAATTCTTCAAATGTCGATGTTTATGAAATGAGAAAGCGAATTGGCATGGTGTTCCAACGTCCGAATCCATTTAGTAAGTCAATTTATGAAAACATTACGTTTGCATTGAAGCGTCATGGCGAAAAAGATAAACATAAATTAGACGAAATTGTAGAAACTAGCTTAAAACAAGCCGCTCTTTGGGATCAAGTTAAAGACTCCTTGCATAAGAGTGCACATGCACTATCTGGTGGACAACAACAACGTTTGTGTATTGCGCGTGCAATTGCAATGAAACCAGATATTTTATTATTGGATGAACCGGCTAGTGCGTTGGATCCAATTTCAACAGGTAAAGTAGAAGAAACTTTAATCAATTTAAAAGAAGAATATTCAATTGTTATCGTAACCCACAATATGCAACAAGCGGCGCGTATCAGTGACTATACAGCCTTCTTCTATTTAGGGAATGTTATTGAATATGATGTGACATCAAAAATCTTTACACGTCCGAAAATTCAAGCAACAGAAGACTATGTATCAGGACACTTTGGTTAA
- the liaX gene encoding daptomycin-sensing surface protein LiaX, whose protein sequence is MNERERILDLVKKGVLSTEEALDLLEGIAKAKDESQIQRAADEVTAEKQEDRSQLIDDIEDFDLEKDLSNGEDEFRQKEAEDKARLEQILDELATEANEASVELDEVNAEIQGVNAELKEVRERLMELNTKEELGELNEADLTTRQELEAEVKTLEESLDALRDERAGLEDQLKNIRRDQWNHKKEKISQKMDIPEDWKEQATDTLNQVGGKVAEASTHLGHFLKKTFQAVSETVGDNVEWKDVNLRVPGVATQKFEKTFEFPETQASILDIKVANGNVQFEAWDEPGVKVDAKIKLYGKMDAVSPEAAFDERSQINVDDDHMSFQIPNKRVRADLVFYLPKRTYDHVSIKLLNGNILINELDVKDIYAKSTNGNIEIEQINASMLEIEGVNGNIEVRAGEILDSIIETVNGSVTMSATPQNIGISLVNGDVRLTLKEDTLRRLNANSVNGNVKVAFPETLGLEGTAKTSLGSINSRLSEYEIVRQKKERMNQLLQFRRVTENVAQIDLSTTTGNVYLKDTDK, encoded by the coding sequence ATGAACGAAAGAGAACGAATTTTGGATTTAGTAAAAAAAGGTGTGCTTTCTACGGAAGAAGCCTTGGATTTGCTAGAAGGAATTGCAAAGGCGAAAGACGAATCACAAATTCAACGAGCTGCCGATGAAGTCACAGCAGAAAAACAAGAAGACAGAAGCCAATTGATTGACGATATAGAAGATTTTGATTTAGAAAAAGATTTATCTAATGGAGAAGACGAGTTCCGTCAAAAAGAAGCAGAAGACAAAGCGCGTCTGGAACAAATTTTAGATGAATTAGCAACTGAAGCGAATGAAGCATCTGTTGAATTAGATGAAGTCAATGCTGAAATCCAAGGTGTAAACGCAGAATTAAAAGAAGTACGTGAACGCTTAATGGAATTAAATACAAAAGAAGAATTAGGCGAGTTAAATGAAGCGGATTTAACCACACGCCAAGAACTTGAAGCAGAAGTAAAAACGTTAGAAGAATCATTAGATGCTTTGAGAGATGAACGTGCAGGTTTAGAAGATCAACTAAAAAATATTCGCCGTGATCAATGGAATCACAAAAAAGAAAAAATTAGCCAAAAAATGGATATTCCAGAAGACTGGAAAGAACAAGCAACGGATACGCTAAATCAAGTAGGTGGTAAAGTAGCAGAAGCAAGCACGCACTTAGGCCATTTCTTGAAAAAGACATTCCAAGCTGTTTCAGAAACAGTTGGTGATAACGTCGAATGGAAAGATGTTAATTTACGTGTCCCAGGTGTAGCAACACAAAAATTTGAAAAAACGTTTGAGTTTCCAGAAACACAAGCAAGTATTTTAGATATTAAAGTAGCAAACGGAAATGTTCAATTTGAAGCATGGGATGAACCTGGTGTCAAAGTGGACGCAAAAATCAAACTTTACGGAAAAATGGATGCTGTCTCACCAGAAGCAGCGTTTGACGAACGTAGTCAAATCAATGTAGATGATGACCATATGTCTTTCCAAATTCCGAATAAACGTGTCCGTGCAGATTTAGTATTCTATTTACCAAAACGTACGTATGACCATGTATCGATTAAATTATTGAACGGTAATATTCTAATCAATGAATTAGATGTAAAAGATATTTACGCAAAATCAACCAATGGAAATATTGAAATTGAGCAAATCAATGCGTCAATGTTAGAAATTGAAGGTGTCAATGGCAATATCGAAGTGAGAGCTGGCGAAATTCTAGACTCCATCATTGAAACTGTCAATGGTAGTGTCACAATGAGTGCGACACCACAAAACATTGGTATTTCTTTAGTCAATGGTGACGTTCGTTTAACTTTAAAAGAAGACACATTGCGTCGTTTAAATGCTAATTCAGTGAATGGAAATGTGAAAGTTGCTTTCCCAGAAACATTAGGTTTAGAAGGTACTGCGAAAACAAGTTTGGGTTCAATCAATAGTCGTTTATCTGAATACGAAATTGTTCGTCAAAAGAAAGAACGCATGAACCAATTATTGCAATTCCGTCGTGTGACTGAAAACGTCGCACAAATTGATCTTTCAACCACAACTGGTAATGTTTATTTGAAAGATACTGATAAATAA
- the pstB gene encoding phosphate ABC transporter ATP-binding protein PstB, which produces MGQEIISSKDLHLYYGEKEALKGIDMTINQGEITAMIGPSGCGKSTYLRCLNRMNDLIPNVTITGSVVYKGKDIYSPKTDTVNLRKEIGMVFQQPNPFPFSIYENIIYGLKLKGETNKQVFDQVVEESLKAASVWDDVKDKLHTSALALSGGQQQRVCIARVLAVNPEIILLDEPTSALDPISSGKIENTLLELKEKYTMIMVTHNMSQASRISDKTAFFLNGDLIEFNDTKKIFLNPSKKETEDYISGRFG; this is translated from the coding sequence ATGGGACAAGAAATTATTTCATCAAAAGATTTGCATTTATATTATGGTGAAAAAGAAGCGTTAAAAGGAATTGATATGACGATTAACCAGGGAGAAATCACAGCAATGATTGGCCCTTCTGGTTGTGGAAAGTCAACCTATTTACGTTGTTTAAACCGTATGAATGATTTAATTCCAAATGTAACCATCACTGGTAGTGTGGTTTACAAAGGAAAAGATATTTATAGCCCTAAAACAGATACAGTAAATTTACGCAAAGAAATCGGTATGGTTTTCCAACAACCCAATCCGTTTCCATTTTCAATCTATGAAAACATTATTTATGGCTTGAAATTAAAAGGCGAAACCAATAAACAAGTCTTTGACCAAGTTGTTGAAGAAAGTTTAAAAGCGGCATCTGTTTGGGATGATGTCAAAGATAAATTGCATACAAGTGCGTTAGCGTTATCTGGCGGTCAACAACAACGGGTATGTATTGCACGTGTATTGGCAGTCAATCCAGAAATCATCTTATTGGATGAACCAACAAGTGCGTTAGACCCAATTTCTTCAGGAAAAATTGAAAATACCTTATTAGAATTAAAAGAGAAATATACAATGATTATGGTGACACATAATATGTCCCAAGCGTCTCGTATTTCTGATAAAACAGCCTTCTTCTTGAACGGCGATTTGATTGAATTTAATGATACGAAGAAAATTTTCTTAAACCCAAGCAAAAAAGAGACAGAAGATTATATTTCTGGTAGATTTGGATAA
- a CDS encoding phage holin family protein, translated as MTYFQRLIINMLTFISLSVLLPQMVHVQSIMMALLASFVLSILNALIKPILTIISFPLTLLTLGFFSFVINALMLQFTSSFVGAHNFGFSSFGAALLVAIIMSIVNMIVTEHHMEKYRTS; from the coding sequence GTGACCTATTTCCAACGACTCATCATTAATATGTTGACGTTTATCTCCTTGTCGGTATTGTTACCACAAATGGTTCATGTACAAAGTATTATGATGGCATTATTGGCAAGTTTTGTGCTTTCAATTTTGAACGCTCTGATTAAACCAATTCTCACAATTATTTCTTTCCCCTTAACGTTGTTGACACTTGGTTTTTTCAGTTTTGTCATTAATGCTTTGATGTTGCAATTTACTTCAAGTTTTGTTGGTGCACACAACTTTGGTTTTTCATCATTTGGTGCAGCATTACTGGTTGCAATTATCATGTCAATCGTCAATATGATTGTAACAGAACATCATATGGAAAAATATC
- a CDS encoding PspC domain-containing protein, whose amino-acid sequence MRKKLTKSRDNVVLTGTLAGLAEYMNIDPTIVRIIYVFIALMGFGAPVLLYIGMAILIPSDNSERPKRYGNDNKYYTNNNYRGKGTSNRPRKEAEKVDEEDWSDF is encoded by the coding sequence ATGAGAAAAAAATTAACAAAATCAAGAGATAATGTCGTCTTAACAGGTACTTTAGCTGGTTTGGCAGAATACATGAATATCGATCCGACAATCGTTCGTATTATCTATGTATTTATAGCATTAATGGGATTTGGCGCACCAGTATTACTTTATATCGGTATGGCAATTTTAATTCCATCTGATAACTCTGAACGTCCAAAACGTTATGGTAATGATAATAAGTATTATACAAATAACAATTATCGTGGCAAAGGAACATCTAACCGTCCTCGCAAAGAAGCTGAAAAAGTCGATGAAGAGGACTGGAGTGATTTCTAG
- the phoU gene encoding phosphate signaling complex protein PhoU: MLRTQFEEDLLNLHNQFYEMGMMVSKAIHKSVRSYVKHDKALAKEVIEQDEHINDLEILLEKKSFEMIALQQPVTTDLRKIITVMKASSDLERMGDHAVSIAKSTIRVKGQERIAEVEKDISDMSDYVKKMVDNILVAYVKTNQEDAKMIAKMDQRVNEYYEKIYYETIAAMKANPETVVSGTDYINVAQYLERIGDYVTNICEWIVYLATGKISELSSNRDESL; encoded by the coding sequence ATGTTGCGTACACAATTTGAAGAAGATTTATTAAACTTGCATAACCAATTTTATGAAATGGGTATGATGGTAAGTAAAGCAATCCATAAATCAGTTCGTTCATATGTGAAACATGACAAAGCTTTAGCAAAAGAAGTCATTGAACAAGATGAACACATTAATGATCTTGAAATTTTACTAGAGAAAAAAAGTTTTGAAATGATCGCTTTACAACAACCTGTAACGACTGACTTGCGTAAAATTATTACAGTCATGAAAGCTAGTTCTGACTTAGAGCGTATGGGTGATCATGCCGTATCTATTGCAAAATCAACAATTCGCGTGAAGGGGCAAGAACGTATTGCTGAAGTAGAAAAAGATATTTCAGATATGTCGGATTACGTAAAAAAAATGGTGGATAACATTTTAGTTGCGTATGTGAAAACAAACCAAGAAGATGCGAAAATGATTGCAAAAATGGATCAACGTGTGAATGAATACTATGAAAAAATTTATTATGAAACAATTGCGGCAATGAAAGCTAATCCTGAAACAGTTGTCAGTGGAACTGATTATATTAATGTAGCACAATACTTAGAACGTATTGGTGACTATGTGACGAATATTTGTGAATGGATTGTTTACTTGGCAACAGGTAAAATTAGCGAATTAAGTTCAAATCGTGATGAATCATTATAG
- the pstA gene encoding phosphate ABC transporter permease PstA: protein MNAKRADKIATGILYVISGIIVLILASLLAYILVRGVPHISWGFLTQPSKAYQVGGGIGIQLFNSFYLLFITMIISFPISLGAGIYLSEYAKKNWVTDVIRTSIEILSSLPSVVVGLFGFLVFVIQFEYGFSIISGALALTFFNLPLLTRNVEESLRAVHYTQREAGLALGLSRWETVLRVVVPEATPGILTGVILSSGRIFGEAAALIYTAGQSAPALDFSNWNPLSVSSPISIFRQAETLAVHIWKINTEGTMPDGVAVSAGASAVLIIAVLAFNFGARAVGKRLHKKMTSA, encoded by the coding sequence ATGAACGCAAAACGCGCAGATAAAATCGCTACAGGAATTTTATACGTAATTTCAGGTATTATCGTTTTAATTCTAGCGTCATTATTAGCTTACATCCTTGTTCGTGGTGTACCCCACATTTCATGGGGATTTTTAACACAACCATCGAAAGCCTATCAAGTAGGTGGGGGGATTGGTATTCAATTATTTAACTCCTTCTACTTATTGTTTATTACGATGATTATTAGCTTCCCAATTTCGTTAGGTGCGGGTATTTATTTATCTGAATATGCGAAAAAGAACTGGGTAACAGATGTCATTCGTACTTCAATTGAAATTTTGAGTTCTTTGCCATCAGTTGTTGTTGGTTTGTTTGGTTTCTTAGTGTTTGTTATTCAGTTTGAATATGGTTTTTCAATCATTTCAGGTGCTTTGGCATTAACTTTCTTTAACTTACCTTTACTAACAAGAAATGTGGAAGAATCCTTACGTGCGGTTCATTATACGCAACGTGAAGCAGGTCTAGCATTAGGGTTATCTCGTTGGGAAACGGTGCTACGCGTTGTTGTACCAGAAGCAACTCCGGGTATTTTAACTGGGGTTATCTTGAGTTCAGGACGTATTTTTGGTGAAGCGGCAGCCTTGATTTATACAGCTGGTCAAAGTGCTCCAGCATTAGATTTCAGTAACTGGAATCCATTAAGTGTATCAAGTCCGATTAGTATTTTCCGTCAAGCGGAAACTTTAGCCGTTCATATTTGGAAAATCAATACGGAAGGTACGATGCCAGATGGTGTTGCTGTATCCGCAGGTGCCTCAGCCGTATTAATTATCGCTGTTTTAGCTTTCAACTTCGGCGCACGTGCAGTCGGCAAGAGATTGCATAAGAAAATGACGTCAGCATAA
- the pstC gene encoding phosphate ABC transporter permease subunit PstC → MEQRGRFISFLCIALIVLVVVSIFYFVASKGLATFFTDKVNLFDFLFGTNWNPSQVGPDGQPMVGALPMIVGSFVVTFLSAIIATPFAIGAAVFMVEISPKQGQKILQPVIELLVGIPSVVYGFIGLSVIVPFVRSIFGGTGFGILAGTFVLFIMILPTVTTMTVDALKAVPRYYREASLALGATRWQTIYKVVLRAAVPGILTAVVFGMARAFGEALAIQMVIGNAALIPTSLVTPASTLTSILTMGIGNTIMGTVENNVLWSLALILLLMSLLFNIIIRIIGKKGALK, encoded by the coding sequence ATGGAACAAAGGGGTCGTTTTATTAGCTTTTTATGTATTGCTTTAATCGTCTTGGTAGTAGTTTCTATTTTTTATTTTGTGGCAAGTAAAGGATTGGCAACATTTTTTACAGACAAAGTAAATCTTTTTGATTTTTTATTTGGAACAAATTGGAATCCAAGTCAAGTTGGACCTGATGGACAGCCGATGGTTGGTGCATTACCAATGATTGTCGGTTCATTTGTAGTGACGTTTTTATCAGCGATTATTGCTACACCATTTGCTATTGGTGCTGCAGTATTTATGGTAGAAATTTCACCGAAACAAGGACAAAAAATCTTACAACCAGTTATTGAATTATTAGTAGGTATTCCTTCTGTTGTTTATGGTTTTATTGGTTTATCTGTTATTGTGCCATTTGTTCGTTCGATCTTTGGAGGAACAGGTTTTGGTATTTTAGCCGGAACATTTGTCTTATTTATTATGATTTTACCAACTGTAACAACCATGACAGTAGATGCCTTAAAAGCTGTACCACGTTATTATCGTGAAGCTTCGTTAGCCTTAGGTGCGACTCGTTGGCAAACTATTTATAAAGTGGTCTTGCGTGCGGCTGTTCCGGGTATTTTAACGGCGGTGGTTTTTGGTATGGCACGTGCGTTTGGTGAAGCTTTAGCTATTCAAATGGTTATCGGTAATGCAGCGTTGATACCAACAAGTTTAGTTACACCAGCTTCAACCTTAACTTCTATTTTAACAATGGGTATCGGAAATACAATTATGGGTACTGTTGAAAATAATGTGTTATGGTCACTAGCATTGATCTTATTATTAATGTCATTACTATTTAATATTATTATTCGTATCATTGGGAAGAAAGGAGCGTTGAAATAA